Proteins found in one Mycoplasmopsis bovigenitalium genomic segment:
- a CDS encoding nucleotidyltransferase, whose translation MAIGIVAEYNPFHNGHIRQLNWIKENFPNEKIIVVMTDKFSQRGELTITSFAKRKAIAKKYGVNKVLKLNFEQGVQAAHIFAQNAIKKLYKAGVDKIVFGSESNDIEQMIFIAKTLKKNQQNFDQIIRKYIRKEKLAYPKAFSCALQELTGKNFTMPNDILGFEYIKTIIFNDYNITPYSLERNIAFHSETTIDNYASASLLRNKLRNNESISQFSPMKIKHPRFIDKYYKKFIKILTNTNINKLKKVKLVSEGIENLLLKNANQPDYNSFVNACVSKRYTASRIKRIIAWILCKKW comes from the coding sequence ATGGCTATTGGAATTGTCGCAGAATATAATCCATTTCATAATGGTCATATTCGCCAGTTAAATTGAATAAAAGAGAATTTCCCTAACGAGAAAATTATTGTTGTCATGACTGATAAATTCAGTCAGCGGGGCGAGTTAACCATCACTAGTTTTGCTAAACGCAAAGCAATAGCAAAAAAATATGGAGTAAATAAAGTTTTAAAGCTAAACTTCGAACAAGGTGTTCAAGCCGCCCATATATTTGCTCAAAATGCTATTAAAAAATTATATAAAGCAGGAGTTGATAAAATTGTTTTTGGTTCCGAATCTAATGATATTGAGCAGATGATTTTTATTGCAAAAACTCTTAAAAAAAACCAACAAAATTTTGACCAAATCATTCGTAAATATATTCGTAAAGAGAAATTAGCATATCCCAAAGCTTTTAGTTGTGCATTGCAAGAATTAACGGGAAAAAACTTCACTATGCCTAATGATATTTTAGGTTTTGAGTATATAAAAACAATAATTTTTAATGATTACAATATCACACCTTACTCATTGGAGAGAAATATTGCTTTTCATAGTGAAACAACAATTGATAATTATGCCTCAGCATCGTTATTACGCAATAAATTGCGCAACAATGAATCAATATCGCAGTTTTCACCAATGAAAATAAAGCACCCACGCTTTATTGATAAATACTATAAAAAATTTATTAAGATTTTGACCAATACAAACATAAATAAATTGAAAAAGGTAAAATTGGTTTCTGAAGGCATTGAAAATTTATTACTAAAAAATGCTAATCAACCAGATTATAATTCTTTTGTTAATGCTTGTGTATCGAAACGCTATACAGCAAGCAGAATTAAAAGAATAATTGCCTGAATTTTATGTAAAAAATGGTAA
- a CDS encoding ATP-binding protein has product MVESNKQLKSRDIYLSQLIEFKDKEPIKVITGIRRSGKSSLLKLMQEHLLDNGVKEKQIISMNFESFDFQSMNYTDLYEYVKNRIVKGKRSYLFFDELQRIDKWENAINAFRVDFDCDIYITGSNSYLLSTEYSTYLAGRYVEIKMYPLSFKEFIDFHGFKLVEYKTLLGNNKKRALNANDEIVEINDLFDAYLRYGGMPGIMDIGLEQNKVLTLLDGVYSTVIIRDILQRHRKSQLSQISDTELLRKIVLFLADNIGNNTSINSISNVLLSQNMLQQVQKSSKPATKTISSYVASLKESFLFYEVKRFDIKGKEYLSTLGKYYIVDIGLRNYLLGFRDRDKGHILENIVYFELLRRGYDVCIGKINDLEVDFIATKPDEKIYIQVNQSMKNESVRDRELNALQKINNNYRKMIISLDKLIDDEFNGIEIVDLIEWLLK; this is encoded by the coding sequence ATGGTTGAAAGTAACAAACAATTAAAATCAAGAGATATATATCTTAGTCAATTAATTGAATTCAAGGATAAAGAACCAATTAAGGTTATTACTGGTATTAGAAGGTCTGGTAAGTCAAGTTTATTAAAACTAATGCAAGAACATCTTTTGGATAATGGCGTTAAGGAAAAACAAATTATTTCAATGAATTTTGAATCTTTTGATTTTCAGAGTATGAATTATACCGATTTGTATGAGTATGTAAAAAACCGAATAGTTAAAGGCAAAAGGTCTTATTTGTTTTTTGATGAGCTCCAACGAATTGATAAATGAGAAAATGCTATAAACGCATTTCGTGTTGACTTTGATTGTGATATTTATATTACTGGTTCTAATTCATACTTATTATCAACCGAATATTCTACATATTTGGCAGGTAGATATGTAGAAATTAAAATGTATCCGCTGTCATTTAAAGAATTTATTGATTTTCATGGTTTTAAATTAGTTGAATATAAAACACTGCTTGGCAATAATAAAAAAAGAGCTTTGAATGCAAATGATGAAATTGTTGAAATTAATGACTTATTTGATGCTTACTTAAGATATGGCGGGATGCCTGGAATAATGGATATTGGACTTGAACAAAATAAAGTACTAACACTTTTAGATGGTGTATATTCAACAGTAATTATAAGAGACATTCTTCAGCGACACAGAAAAAGCCAATTAAGTCAAATCTCTGACACAGAGTTATTGAGAAAGATTGTATTATTTTTGGCAGATAATATTGGCAACAATACTTCAATTAATTCAATTAGCAATGTCTTGTTATCTCAAAATATGCTTCAACAAGTTCAAAAATCATCTAAACCAGCTACCAAAACTATTTCATCTTATGTTGCCTCACTAAAGGAATCGTTTTTATTTTATGAAGTAAAACGTTTTGATATAAAAGGAAAAGAATATTTAAGCACACTTGGTAAATACTACATAGTTGATATCGGATTAAGAAATTATTTACTTGGATTTAGAGATAGAGATAAAGGTCATATTCTTGAAAATATTGTTTATTTTGAACTATTAAGAAGAGGTTATGATGTTTGCATTGGCAAAATAAATGATTTAGAAGTTGATTTTATAGCAACAAAACCTGATGAAAAAATTTATATTCAAGTTAATCAAAGCATGAAAAATGAATCAGTAAGAGATAGAGAACTTAATGCATTGCAAAAAATAAACAATAATTATCGAAAAATGATTATTAGTTTAGATAAATTAATCGATGATGAATTCAATGGCATTGAAATTGTTGATTTAATTGAATGGTTGCTAAAATAG
- a CDS encoding DEAD/DEAH box helicase family protein: MKLINHLPTHFIGINNIKEQFLYEKINTLKEYGKSIDFPDIINSGLSKNIILREYQKDAFSNFILYFENGKLRNNKQIHSLFHMATGSGKTVIMAGLILYLYTKGYRKFLFFVNQTNVLEKTIENFINPLSSKYLFDENIQYLGNNIKIKKVDNFTNNILSDDIEIVFTTTQKLHLDLMQPKENKITFDQFEDNKVVFISDESHHINSFTKKKTIDQESELKNWEISVMNAFNRNKDNIMLEFTATCDLKDSNVLEKYKDKIVFNYPLVNFRESGYTKDFQNFATSGDLWQRTLIALVMSEYRKFLFSDLKLNIKPVIMLKSQRINESKSFYEEFFNKIKTLTSYELLNLELFNIEKLNEAINYFKQKDNTLELLEQSIKNSFTVENSIIMNGASDDNKEKQLLVNSLEDTNNPIRIIFSVDMLNEGWDVLNLFDIVRLYDTRQAGKGKIGSYTIKEAQLIGRGARYCPFATNDEDDKFKRKYDQDIENKNRILETMYFHSKNDSQYISELHRALIASGLQPEVQNKIEYRLKDEFKSSEFYKKTFVYSNKRIPKSKPDSLESSIRNKTYDYTDVKNSGYISNLFGDDYSNNNLNVNVTNIKLKDISYNILLGAIECYNELSFNVLKEKFTNLKSTKEFLTSDEFIGNSNISITYSGNLSAKTIFFAVKNALANIASHILNLKPQYEGSTEFVAKQLSEVLKDKIINLQTIDNNGGKGDSQNNCTNNAYQLDLSKENWYVFNDNYGTSEEKLFIKHFKSDIEPMLKNKDLEYYVVRNERIPELAIYSFDKGQRFEPDFLLFIKRKTIYEETTYQAFIEPKGQHILEKDPWKEEFLMEIEEKNHISGLLSDQYKIIGFPFFNQQHDKIEKFKSYISEFIKGI; the protein is encoded by the coding sequence TAAAAGAATATGGCAAAAGTATTGATTTTCCCGACATTATTAATAGTGGACTATCAAAAAACATAATTTTAAGAGAGTATCAAAAAGATGCTTTTAGTAATTTTATTTTGTATTTTGAAAATGGTAAATTAAGAAATAATAAACAAATTCACTCACTATTTCATATGGCAACAGGGAGTGGTAAAACTGTTATAATGGCTGGACTTATTCTTTATTTATATACAAAAGGTTATCGGAAATTTTTGTTTTTTGTCAATCAAACCAATGTGCTTGAAAAAACAATTGAAAACTTTATTAATCCATTATCTAGCAAATATTTATTTGACGAAAATATTCAATATTTAGGCAATAATATAAAAATCAAAAAAGTTGATAATTTTACCAATAATATACTTAGTGATGATATTGAAATAGTCTTTACTACCACGCAAAAGTTGCACTTAGATTTAATGCAGCCAAAGGAAAATAAAATAACATTTGACCAATTTGAAGACAATAAAGTTGTATTTATTTCTGATGAAAGCCATCACATTAATTCATTTACTAAGAAAAAAACAATAGACCAAGAATCTGAATTAAAAAACTGAGAAATCTCAGTTATGAATGCATTTAATAGAAATAAAGATAATATAATGCTTGAATTCACGGCAACTTGTGATTTAAAAGATAGCAATGTTCTTGAAAAATACAAGGATAAAATTGTCTTTAACTATCCGCTTGTAAATTTTAGGGAAAGTGGCTATACAAAAGATTTTCAAAATTTTGCTACTTCTGGTGATTTGTGACAAAGAACGCTAATAGCATTAGTAATGAGTGAATATCGAAAATTTCTTTTTTCAGACTTAAAACTTAATATTAAACCTGTAATTATGCTTAAGTCGCAAAGAATTAATGAATCGAAAAGTTTTTATGAAGAATTTTTTAACAAAATAAAAACTTTAACAAGTTATGAATTGTTGAATTTAGAGCTATTTAACATTGAAAAATTAAATGAAGCTATCAATTACTTTAAACAAAAAGATAATACTCTTGAATTATTAGAGCAATCAATTAAAAATTCATTTACTGTTGAAAATTCAATAATTATGAATGGAGCTTCTGACGATAATAAAGAAAAACAATTGTTAGTTAATTCATTAGAAGACACCAATAATCCAATCAGAATTATTTTTTCAGTTGATATGTTAAATGAGGGCTGGGATGTATTAAATTTATTTGATATAGTGCGCTTATATGATACGCGACAAGCCGGAAAAGGCAAAATTGGGTCTTATACAATTAAAGAAGCACAACTTATTGGTCGGGGAGCTAGATATTGCCCATTTGCAACCAATGATGAAGATGACAAATTCAAAAGAAAATATGACCAAGATATCGAAAACAAAAATCGAATTTTAGAAACTATGTATTTTCATAGCAAAAATGACTCACAATATATCTCAGAACTGCATAGAGCCTTAATTGCTAGCGGTTTACAACCTGAAGTGCAAAATAAAATAGAATATAGACTAAAAGATGAATTTAAATCTAGCGAATTTTATAAAAAAACCTTTGTTTATTCAAATAAAAGAATACCTAAAAGTAAACCAGACTCTCTAGAATCAAGCATTAGAAACAAAACTTATGATTATACTGATGTTAAAAATTCAGGTTATATATCAAATTTATTTGGTGATGATTATTCAAACAATAATTTGAATGTAAATGTAACAAATATCAAACTAAAAGACATTAGTTATAACATTCTTTTGGGTGCTATTGAATGTTATAACGAGTTAAGTTTTAATGTTTTAAAAGAAAAATTTACTAATTTAAAATCAACTAAAGAGTTTTTAACTTCTGACGAATTTATTGGTAACTCAAATATAAGTATCACATATTCGGGCAATTTAAGTGCTAAAACAATATTTTTTGCCGTTAAAAACGCTTTAGCAAACATTGCATCACATATTTTAAATTTAAAACCACAATATGAGGGTTCAACAGAATTTGTAGCTAAGCAGCTTAGCGAAGTATTAAAAGATAAAATTATTAATCTCCAAACTATTGATAATAATGGTGGTAAGGGTGATTCACAAAATAATTGTACTAATAATGCTTATCAACTTGATTTATCAAAAGAAAATTGATATGTGTTTAATGATAATTATGGCACAAGCGAAGAAAAATTATTTATCAAACACTTTAAAAGCGATATTGAACCGATGCTCAAAAATAAAGACCTAGAGTACTATGTTGTAAGAAATGAAAGAATTCCTGAATTAGCTATCTATTCATTTGATAAAGGCCAAAGATTTGAGCCAGACTTTTTATTATTTATTAAAAGAAAAACAATTTATGAGGAAACAACATATCAAGCATTCATTGAACCAAAAGGTCAGCACATACTTGAAAAAGACCCATGAAAAGAAGAATTTTTAATGGAAATTGAAGAAAAAAATCATATTAGCGGACTGCTTTCTGACCAATATAAAATTATTGGCTTTCCTTTCTTTAATCAGCAACATGATAAAATTGAAAAATTTAAGTCGTATATAAGTGAATTCATTAAGGGCATTTAG